Genomic window (Methanobrevibacter olleyae):
TTATTGAAGAAAAATATTTCTCCAAAGACTCATACAGGAACTTTAAGACAGCTTGCTAAAGAATATCTCATGACTGGTTTATTCAGTAAAGAAAATTATGATTATCTTTATGGGGCTATGGAACTTAGAAATGATTCAAGCTATAATTAT
Coding sequences:
- a CDS encoding HEPN domain-containing protein; translated protein: MKKNISPKTHTGTLRQLAKEYLMTGLFSKENYDYLYGAMELRNDSSYNYFRVFTGEMAHELIEQAEKFIAEVETLL